In the Acanthopagrus latus isolate v.2019 chromosome 23, fAcaLat1.1, whole genome shotgun sequence genome, one interval contains:
- the LOC119013384 gene encoding vesicle-fusing ATPase isoform X1, which produces MANRTMQAARCPTDELSLTNCAVVSEKDLQSGQHVTVKTTPNHKFVFTVKTHHTVAAGSIAFSLPQRKWAGLSIGQEVEVSNYNFDKSKQCIGAMTIEIDFLQKKSTDSSPYDSDRMAAEFIQQFNNQSFSVTQQLVFSFCDKLFGLMVKDIEAMDASILKGEPASGKKQKIDIGLMVGNSQVIFEKAESSSLTLVGKAKTKEARQTIINPDWNFEKMGIGGLDKEFSDIFRRAFASRVFPPDIVEQMGCKHVKGILLFGPPGCGKTLMARQIGKMLNAREPKVVNGPEILNKYVGESEANIRKLFADAEEEQKRLGANSGLHIIIFDELDAICKQRGTGASSTGVHDTVVNQLLSKIDGVEQLNNILVIGMTNRPDLIDDALMRPGRFEVKMEISLPDEKGRVQILNIHTTKMRSFNLLASDVDIKELAAETKNYSGAELEGLVRAAQSTAMNRHIKATSTVEVDMERAEKLQVTRDDFMGSLNNDIKPAFGTNQEDYASYIMNGIIKWGDPVTHVLDDGELLVQQTKNSDRTPLVAVLLEGPPHSGKTALAAKIAEDSQFPFIKICSPDKMIGSSEISKCQAIKKVFDDAYKSQLSCVVVDDIERLLDYVPIGPRFSNLVLQALLVLLKKAPPKGRKLLIIGTTSRKDVLQEMEMLDAFSTTIHIPNISTGEQLVDALELLGSFTDKERANIAHQLKGKRVWIGIKKLLVLIEMSLQMDQDYRVTKFLSLLRDEGALNEGDQIRI; this is translated from the exons ACATGTGACTGTGAAGACCACGCCCAATCACAAGTTTGTGTTCACAGTCAAGACCCACCACACTGTGGCAGCTGGAAGCATCGCCTTCAGCCTGCCGCAG AGGAAATGGGCCGGTCTCTCCATCGGCCAGGAGGTGGAAG TGTCCAACTACAACTTTGACAAGTCCAAGCAGTGCATTGGCGCCATGACAATCGAAATTGACTTCCTGCAAAAGAAGAGCACCGACTCCTCCCCGTACGACTCAGACAGGATGGCTGCCGAGTTTATCCAACAGTTCAACAACCAGAGCTTCTCTGTCACCCAGCAG ctcGTGTTCAGTTTCTGTGACAAGCTGTTTGGCTTGATGGTTAAGGACATCGAGGCCATGGATGCCAGCATCCTCAAAGGAGAGCCAGCCTCTGGAAAGAAACAGAAG ATCGACATCGGGCTGATGGTGGGCAACAGCCAAGTGATTTTTGAAAAGGCAGAGAGTTCATCCCTCACACTAGTTG GTAAGGCAAAGACCAAGGAGGCACGCCAGACAATCATCAACCCTGACTGGAACTTTGAGAAGATGGGAATCGGAGGCCTGGACAAGGAATTCTCCGACATCTTCCGCAGAGCCTTTGCTTCCCGAGTCTTCCCTCCGGACATTGTGGAGCAGATGG GCTGCAAGCACGTGAAGGGTATCTTGCTGTTCGGGCCTCCTGGCTGTGGTAAGACTCTGATGGCCAGGCAGATCGGCAAGATGCTCAACGCCCGCGAGCCAAAGGTCGTCAACGGCCCGGAGATCCTCAACAAGTACGTAGGAGAGTCTGAGGCCAACATCCGCAAGCTGTTCGCCGacgcagaggaggagcagaagagg TTGGGAGCCAACAGCGGGCTCCATATCATCATCTTCGACGAGTTGGACGCCATCTGCAAGCAGAGAGGCACGGGCGCCAGCAGCACAGGCGTGCATGACACGGTGGTCAACCAGCTTCTGTCCAAGATTGACGGCGTGGAGCAACTGAACAACATCCTGGTCATCG gtatGACCAACAGGCCTGACCTGATAGACGACGCCCTGATGAGGCCTGGCAGGTTTGAGGTCAAGATGGAGATCA GTCTGCCTGACGAGAAGGGCCGCGTCCAGATCCTGAACATCCACACCACCAAGATGAGAAGCTTCAACCTGCTGGCCAGCGATGTCGACATCAAGGAGCTGGCAGCCGAGACTAAGAACTACAGCGGCGCTGAGCTGGAGGGGCTGGTCAGGGCCGCTCAGTCAACCGCCATGAACCGACACATCAAG GCCACATCTACAGTGGAAGTGGACATGGAGAGGGCTGAGAAGCTGCAGGTCACTAGAGACGACTTCATGGGATCCCTTAACAATGACATCAAACCT GCGTTCGGTACAAACCAGGAGGATTATGCCAGCTATATCATGAACGGCATCATCAAATGGGGTGACCCAGTCACTCACGTGCTGGACGATGGAGAGCTGCTGGTACAGCAGACCAAGAACAGCGACCGCACACCGCTGGTGGCTGTGTTGCTGGAGG GTCCGCCACACAGTGGAAAGACAGCCCTGGCAGCAAAGATTGCAGAGGACTCGCAGTTCCCCTTCATTAAGATCTGCTCTCCAGACAAGATGATTGGAAGCTCGGAGATCTCCAAGTGCCAGGCAATCAAAAAG GTCTTTGACGACGCATATAAGTCGCAGCTCAGCTGTGTGGTGGTGGACGACATCGAGCGCCTGCTGGACTACGTCCCCATCGGACCTCGCTTCTCCAACCTGGTGCTTCAGgctctgctggtgctgctgaagAAAGCCCCGCCAAAG GGTCGGAAGCTGCTCATCATCGGCACCACCAGCAGGAAGGACGTGCTGCAGGAGATGGAGATGCTGGACGCCTTCAGCACCACCATCCACATCCCCAACATCTCCACCGGGGAGCAGCTGGTCGACGCTTTAGag CTGCTGGGGAGCTTCACAGATAAAGAGCGGGCTAACATCGCACACCAGCTCAAAGGGAAGAGGGTCTGGATCGGCATCAAGAAGCTGCTCGTGCTCATCGAGATGTCGCTGCAG ATGGACCAGGATTACAGAGTGACCAAGTTCCTGTCTCTGCTCAGAGACGAGGGGGC GTTGAATGAAGGCGATCAAATCCGAATTTAA
- the LOC119013384 gene encoding vesicle-fusing ATPase isoform X2, producing MANRTMQAARCPTDELSLTNCAVVSEKDLQSGQHVTVKTTPNHKFVFTVKTHHTVAAGSIAFSLPQRKWAGLSIGQEVEVSNYNFDKSKQCIGAMTIEIDFLQKKSTDSSPYDSDRMAAEFIQQFNNQSFSVTQQLVFSFCDKLFGLMVKDIEAMDASILKGEPASGKKQKIDIGLMVGNSQVIFEKAESSSLTLVGKAKTKEARQTIINPDWNFEKMGIGGLDKEFSDIFRRAFASRVFPPDIVEQMGCKHVKGILLFGPPGCGKTLMARQIGKMLNAREPKVVNGPEILNKYVGESEANIRKLFADAEEEQKRLGANSGLHIIIFDELDAICKQRGTGASSTGVHDTVVNQLLSKIDGVEQLNNILVIGMTNRPDLIDDALMRPGRFEVKMEISLPDEKGRVQILNIHTTKMRSFNLLASDVDIKELAAETKNYSGAELEGLVRAAQSTAMNRHIKATSTVEVDMERAEKLQVTRDDFMGSLNNDIKPAFGTNQEDYASYIMNGIIKWGDPVTHVLDDGELLVQQTKNSDRTPLVAVLLEGPPHSGKTALAAKIAEDSQFPFIKICSPDKMIGSSEISKCQAIKKVFDDAYKSQLSCVVVDDIERLLDYVPIGPRFSNLVLQALLVLLKKAPPKGRKLLIIGTTSRKDVLQEMEMLDAFSTTIHIPNISTGEQLVDALELLGSFTDKERANIAHQLKGKRVWIGIKKLLVLIEMSLQMDQDYRVTKFLSLLRDEGADRSFYE from the exons ACATGTGACTGTGAAGACCACGCCCAATCACAAGTTTGTGTTCACAGTCAAGACCCACCACACTGTGGCAGCTGGAAGCATCGCCTTCAGCCTGCCGCAG AGGAAATGGGCCGGTCTCTCCATCGGCCAGGAGGTGGAAG TGTCCAACTACAACTTTGACAAGTCCAAGCAGTGCATTGGCGCCATGACAATCGAAATTGACTTCCTGCAAAAGAAGAGCACCGACTCCTCCCCGTACGACTCAGACAGGATGGCTGCCGAGTTTATCCAACAGTTCAACAACCAGAGCTTCTCTGTCACCCAGCAG ctcGTGTTCAGTTTCTGTGACAAGCTGTTTGGCTTGATGGTTAAGGACATCGAGGCCATGGATGCCAGCATCCTCAAAGGAGAGCCAGCCTCTGGAAAGAAACAGAAG ATCGACATCGGGCTGATGGTGGGCAACAGCCAAGTGATTTTTGAAAAGGCAGAGAGTTCATCCCTCACACTAGTTG GTAAGGCAAAGACCAAGGAGGCACGCCAGACAATCATCAACCCTGACTGGAACTTTGAGAAGATGGGAATCGGAGGCCTGGACAAGGAATTCTCCGACATCTTCCGCAGAGCCTTTGCTTCCCGAGTCTTCCCTCCGGACATTGTGGAGCAGATGG GCTGCAAGCACGTGAAGGGTATCTTGCTGTTCGGGCCTCCTGGCTGTGGTAAGACTCTGATGGCCAGGCAGATCGGCAAGATGCTCAACGCCCGCGAGCCAAAGGTCGTCAACGGCCCGGAGATCCTCAACAAGTACGTAGGAGAGTCTGAGGCCAACATCCGCAAGCTGTTCGCCGacgcagaggaggagcagaagagg TTGGGAGCCAACAGCGGGCTCCATATCATCATCTTCGACGAGTTGGACGCCATCTGCAAGCAGAGAGGCACGGGCGCCAGCAGCACAGGCGTGCATGACACGGTGGTCAACCAGCTTCTGTCCAAGATTGACGGCGTGGAGCAACTGAACAACATCCTGGTCATCG gtatGACCAACAGGCCTGACCTGATAGACGACGCCCTGATGAGGCCTGGCAGGTTTGAGGTCAAGATGGAGATCA GTCTGCCTGACGAGAAGGGCCGCGTCCAGATCCTGAACATCCACACCACCAAGATGAGAAGCTTCAACCTGCTGGCCAGCGATGTCGACATCAAGGAGCTGGCAGCCGAGACTAAGAACTACAGCGGCGCTGAGCTGGAGGGGCTGGTCAGGGCCGCTCAGTCAACCGCCATGAACCGACACATCAAG GCCACATCTACAGTGGAAGTGGACATGGAGAGGGCTGAGAAGCTGCAGGTCACTAGAGACGACTTCATGGGATCCCTTAACAATGACATCAAACCT GCGTTCGGTACAAACCAGGAGGATTATGCCAGCTATATCATGAACGGCATCATCAAATGGGGTGACCCAGTCACTCACGTGCTGGACGATGGAGAGCTGCTGGTACAGCAGACCAAGAACAGCGACCGCACACCGCTGGTGGCTGTGTTGCTGGAGG GTCCGCCACACAGTGGAAAGACAGCCCTGGCAGCAAAGATTGCAGAGGACTCGCAGTTCCCCTTCATTAAGATCTGCTCTCCAGACAAGATGATTGGAAGCTCGGAGATCTCCAAGTGCCAGGCAATCAAAAAG GTCTTTGACGACGCATATAAGTCGCAGCTCAGCTGTGTGGTGGTGGACGACATCGAGCGCCTGCTGGACTACGTCCCCATCGGACCTCGCTTCTCCAACCTGGTGCTTCAGgctctgctggtgctgctgaagAAAGCCCCGCCAAAG GGTCGGAAGCTGCTCATCATCGGCACCACCAGCAGGAAGGACGTGCTGCAGGAGATGGAGATGCTGGACGCCTTCAGCACCACCATCCACATCCCCAACATCTCCACCGGGGAGCAGCTGGTCGACGCTTTAGag CTGCTGGGGAGCTTCACAGATAAAGAGCGGGCTAACATCGCACACCAGCTCAAAGGGAAGAGGGTCTGGATCGGCATCAAGAAGCTGCTCGTGCTCATCGAGATGTCGCTGCAG ATGGACCAGGATTACAGAGTGACCAAGTTCCTGTCTCTGCTCAGAGACGAGGGGGC TGATCGCAGCTTCTACGAGTAG
- the LOC119013384 gene encoding vesicle-fusing ATPase isoform X4, giving the protein MANRTMQAARCPTDELSLTNCAVVSEKDLQSGQHVTVKTTPNHKFVFTVKTHHTVAAGSIAFSLPQRKWAGLSIGQEVEVSNYNFDKSKQCIGAMTIEIDFLQKKSTDSSPYDSDRMAAEFIQQFNNQSFSVTQQLVFSFCDKLFGLMVKDIEAMDASILKGEPASGKKQKIDIGLMVGNSQVIFEKAESSSLTLVGKAKTKEARQTIINPDWNFEKMGIGGLDKEFSDIFRRAFASRVFPPDIVEQMGCKHVKGILLFGPPGCGKTLMARQIGKMLNAREPKVVNGPEILNKYVGESEANIRKLFADAEEEQKRLGANSGLHIIIFDELDAICKQRGTGASSTGVHDTVVNQLLSKIDGVEQLNNILVIGMTNRPDLIDDALMRPGRFEVKMEISLPDEKGRVQILNIHTTKMRSFNLLASDVDIKELAAETKNYSGAELEGLVRAAQSTAMNRHIKATSTVEVDMERAEKLQVTRDDFMGSLNNDIKPAFGTNQEDYASYIMNGIIKWGDPVTHVLDDGELLVQQTKNSDRTPLVAVLLEGPPHSGKTALAAKIAEDSQFPFIKICSPDKMIGSSEISKCQAIKKVFDDAYKSQLSCVVVDDIERLLDYVPIGPRFSNLVLQALLVLLKKAPPKGRKLLIIGTTSRKDVLQEMEMLDAFSTTIHIPNISTGEQLVDALELLGSFTDKERANIAHQLKGKRVWIGIKKLLVLIEMSLQMDQDYRVTKFLSLLRDEGA; this is encoded by the exons ACATGTGACTGTGAAGACCACGCCCAATCACAAGTTTGTGTTCACAGTCAAGACCCACCACACTGTGGCAGCTGGAAGCATCGCCTTCAGCCTGCCGCAG AGGAAATGGGCCGGTCTCTCCATCGGCCAGGAGGTGGAAG TGTCCAACTACAACTTTGACAAGTCCAAGCAGTGCATTGGCGCCATGACAATCGAAATTGACTTCCTGCAAAAGAAGAGCACCGACTCCTCCCCGTACGACTCAGACAGGATGGCTGCCGAGTTTATCCAACAGTTCAACAACCAGAGCTTCTCTGTCACCCAGCAG ctcGTGTTCAGTTTCTGTGACAAGCTGTTTGGCTTGATGGTTAAGGACATCGAGGCCATGGATGCCAGCATCCTCAAAGGAGAGCCAGCCTCTGGAAAGAAACAGAAG ATCGACATCGGGCTGATGGTGGGCAACAGCCAAGTGATTTTTGAAAAGGCAGAGAGTTCATCCCTCACACTAGTTG GTAAGGCAAAGACCAAGGAGGCACGCCAGACAATCATCAACCCTGACTGGAACTTTGAGAAGATGGGAATCGGAGGCCTGGACAAGGAATTCTCCGACATCTTCCGCAGAGCCTTTGCTTCCCGAGTCTTCCCTCCGGACATTGTGGAGCAGATGG GCTGCAAGCACGTGAAGGGTATCTTGCTGTTCGGGCCTCCTGGCTGTGGTAAGACTCTGATGGCCAGGCAGATCGGCAAGATGCTCAACGCCCGCGAGCCAAAGGTCGTCAACGGCCCGGAGATCCTCAACAAGTACGTAGGAGAGTCTGAGGCCAACATCCGCAAGCTGTTCGCCGacgcagaggaggagcagaagagg TTGGGAGCCAACAGCGGGCTCCATATCATCATCTTCGACGAGTTGGACGCCATCTGCAAGCAGAGAGGCACGGGCGCCAGCAGCACAGGCGTGCATGACACGGTGGTCAACCAGCTTCTGTCCAAGATTGACGGCGTGGAGCAACTGAACAACATCCTGGTCATCG gtatGACCAACAGGCCTGACCTGATAGACGACGCCCTGATGAGGCCTGGCAGGTTTGAGGTCAAGATGGAGATCA GTCTGCCTGACGAGAAGGGCCGCGTCCAGATCCTGAACATCCACACCACCAAGATGAGAAGCTTCAACCTGCTGGCCAGCGATGTCGACATCAAGGAGCTGGCAGCCGAGACTAAGAACTACAGCGGCGCTGAGCTGGAGGGGCTGGTCAGGGCCGCTCAGTCAACCGCCATGAACCGACACATCAAG GCCACATCTACAGTGGAAGTGGACATGGAGAGGGCTGAGAAGCTGCAGGTCACTAGAGACGACTTCATGGGATCCCTTAACAATGACATCAAACCT GCGTTCGGTACAAACCAGGAGGATTATGCCAGCTATATCATGAACGGCATCATCAAATGGGGTGACCCAGTCACTCACGTGCTGGACGATGGAGAGCTGCTGGTACAGCAGACCAAGAACAGCGACCGCACACCGCTGGTGGCTGTGTTGCTGGAGG GTCCGCCACACAGTGGAAAGACAGCCCTGGCAGCAAAGATTGCAGAGGACTCGCAGTTCCCCTTCATTAAGATCTGCTCTCCAGACAAGATGATTGGAAGCTCGGAGATCTCCAAGTGCCAGGCAATCAAAAAG GTCTTTGACGACGCATATAAGTCGCAGCTCAGCTGTGTGGTGGTGGACGACATCGAGCGCCTGCTGGACTACGTCCCCATCGGACCTCGCTTCTCCAACCTGGTGCTTCAGgctctgctggtgctgctgaagAAAGCCCCGCCAAAG GGTCGGAAGCTGCTCATCATCGGCACCACCAGCAGGAAGGACGTGCTGCAGGAGATGGAGATGCTGGACGCCTTCAGCACCACCATCCACATCCCCAACATCTCCACCGGGGAGCAGCTGGTCGACGCTTTAGag CTGCTGGGGAGCTTCACAGATAAAGAGCGGGCTAACATCGCACACCAGCTCAAAGGGAAGAGGGTCTGGATCGGCATCAAGAAGCTGCTCGTGCTCATCGAGATGTCGCTGCAG ATGGACCAGGATTACAGAGTGACCAAGTTCCTGTCTCTGCTCAGAGACGAGGGGGCGTGA
- the LOC119013384 gene encoding vesicle-fusing ATPase isoform X3 — protein MQAARCPTDELSLTNCAVVSEKDLQSGQHVTVKTTPNHKFVFTVKTHHTVAAGSIAFSLPQRKWAGLSIGQEVEVSNYNFDKSKQCIGAMTIEIDFLQKKSTDSSPYDSDRMAAEFIQQFNNQSFSVTQQLVFSFCDKLFGLMVKDIEAMDASILKGEPASGKKQKIDIGLMVGNSQVIFEKAESSSLTLVGKAKTKEARQTIINPDWNFEKMGIGGLDKEFSDIFRRAFASRVFPPDIVEQMGCKHVKGILLFGPPGCGKTLMARQIGKMLNAREPKVVNGPEILNKYVGESEANIRKLFADAEEEQKRLGANSGLHIIIFDELDAICKQRGTGASSTGVHDTVVNQLLSKIDGVEQLNNILVIGMTNRPDLIDDALMRPGRFEVKMEISLPDEKGRVQILNIHTTKMRSFNLLASDVDIKELAAETKNYSGAELEGLVRAAQSTAMNRHIKATSTVEVDMERAEKLQVTRDDFMGSLNNDIKPAFGTNQEDYASYIMNGIIKWGDPVTHVLDDGELLVQQTKNSDRTPLVAVLLEGPPHSGKTALAAKIAEDSQFPFIKICSPDKMIGSSEISKCQAIKKVFDDAYKSQLSCVVVDDIERLLDYVPIGPRFSNLVLQALLVLLKKAPPKGRKLLIIGTTSRKDVLQEMEMLDAFSTTIHIPNISTGEQLVDALELLGSFTDKERANIAHQLKGKRVWIGIKKLLVLIEMSLQMDQDYRVTKFLSLLRDEGALNEGDQIRI, from the exons ACATGTGACTGTGAAGACCACGCCCAATCACAAGTTTGTGTTCACAGTCAAGACCCACCACACTGTGGCAGCTGGAAGCATCGCCTTCAGCCTGCCGCAG AGGAAATGGGCCGGTCTCTCCATCGGCCAGGAGGTGGAAG TGTCCAACTACAACTTTGACAAGTCCAAGCAGTGCATTGGCGCCATGACAATCGAAATTGACTTCCTGCAAAAGAAGAGCACCGACTCCTCCCCGTACGACTCAGACAGGATGGCTGCCGAGTTTATCCAACAGTTCAACAACCAGAGCTTCTCTGTCACCCAGCAG ctcGTGTTCAGTTTCTGTGACAAGCTGTTTGGCTTGATGGTTAAGGACATCGAGGCCATGGATGCCAGCATCCTCAAAGGAGAGCCAGCCTCTGGAAAGAAACAGAAG ATCGACATCGGGCTGATGGTGGGCAACAGCCAAGTGATTTTTGAAAAGGCAGAGAGTTCATCCCTCACACTAGTTG GTAAGGCAAAGACCAAGGAGGCACGCCAGACAATCATCAACCCTGACTGGAACTTTGAGAAGATGGGAATCGGAGGCCTGGACAAGGAATTCTCCGACATCTTCCGCAGAGCCTTTGCTTCCCGAGTCTTCCCTCCGGACATTGTGGAGCAGATGG GCTGCAAGCACGTGAAGGGTATCTTGCTGTTCGGGCCTCCTGGCTGTGGTAAGACTCTGATGGCCAGGCAGATCGGCAAGATGCTCAACGCCCGCGAGCCAAAGGTCGTCAACGGCCCGGAGATCCTCAACAAGTACGTAGGAGAGTCTGAGGCCAACATCCGCAAGCTGTTCGCCGacgcagaggaggagcagaagagg TTGGGAGCCAACAGCGGGCTCCATATCATCATCTTCGACGAGTTGGACGCCATCTGCAAGCAGAGAGGCACGGGCGCCAGCAGCACAGGCGTGCATGACACGGTGGTCAACCAGCTTCTGTCCAAGATTGACGGCGTGGAGCAACTGAACAACATCCTGGTCATCG gtatGACCAACAGGCCTGACCTGATAGACGACGCCCTGATGAGGCCTGGCAGGTTTGAGGTCAAGATGGAGATCA GTCTGCCTGACGAGAAGGGCCGCGTCCAGATCCTGAACATCCACACCACCAAGATGAGAAGCTTCAACCTGCTGGCCAGCGATGTCGACATCAAGGAGCTGGCAGCCGAGACTAAGAACTACAGCGGCGCTGAGCTGGAGGGGCTGGTCAGGGCCGCTCAGTCAACCGCCATGAACCGACACATCAAG GCCACATCTACAGTGGAAGTGGACATGGAGAGGGCTGAGAAGCTGCAGGTCACTAGAGACGACTTCATGGGATCCCTTAACAATGACATCAAACCT GCGTTCGGTACAAACCAGGAGGATTATGCCAGCTATATCATGAACGGCATCATCAAATGGGGTGACCCAGTCACTCACGTGCTGGACGATGGAGAGCTGCTGGTACAGCAGACCAAGAACAGCGACCGCACACCGCTGGTGGCTGTGTTGCTGGAGG GTCCGCCACACAGTGGAAAGACAGCCCTGGCAGCAAAGATTGCAGAGGACTCGCAGTTCCCCTTCATTAAGATCTGCTCTCCAGACAAGATGATTGGAAGCTCGGAGATCTCCAAGTGCCAGGCAATCAAAAAG GTCTTTGACGACGCATATAAGTCGCAGCTCAGCTGTGTGGTGGTGGACGACATCGAGCGCCTGCTGGACTACGTCCCCATCGGACCTCGCTTCTCCAACCTGGTGCTTCAGgctctgctggtgctgctgaagAAAGCCCCGCCAAAG GGTCGGAAGCTGCTCATCATCGGCACCACCAGCAGGAAGGACGTGCTGCAGGAGATGGAGATGCTGGACGCCTTCAGCACCACCATCCACATCCCCAACATCTCCACCGGGGAGCAGCTGGTCGACGCTTTAGag CTGCTGGGGAGCTTCACAGATAAAGAGCGGGCTAACATCGCACACCAGCTCAAAGGGAAGAGGGTCTGGATCGGCATCAAGAAGCTGCTCGTGCTCATCGAGATGTCGCTGCAG ATGGACCAGGATTACAGAGTGACCAAGTTCCTGTCTCTGCTCAGAGACGAGGGGGC GTTGAATGAAGGCGATCAAATCCGAATTTAA